The following are encoded together in the Bacteroidales bacterium MB20-C3-3 genome:
- a CDS encoding serine hydrolase: protein MKNLPLIFVLSLFAITAYAQPLKRVTPSEAGMDPIRLSQVDRIIEESINNGEIPGAVLAVVRNGKMAYLKAYGNKSVYPVQEKMTVNTIFDLASVSKPVGTAIAFMQLVEQGRVRLTDNVSMFIPGFKPWTDTITGRKIEIRVVDLLTHTSGLPPYAPVATIVEQSGAPNPTALMSWISNCKRDFKPTSDFQYSCLNFVTLQNILQNITGMKLMDYSKKNVFDVLGMKNTTYNPSGELLKLVAPTEKQKDGSVLLGRVHDPIANILNDGNSGNAGVFSNAEDLAILAAALMNGGEYNGKRVLGKLTLETMTRVPAQVISEGRSLGWDNYSSYASNNGNLFHPERTFGHTGYTGTSFIVDPVSKTAVILLAHRVHPVDKGSVVRLRALVANAVAGSVIK, encoded by the coding sequence ATGAAAAATTTACCTCTAATCTTCGTTTTATCCCTTTTTGCAATTACAGCATATGCACAGCCTCTGAAAAGAGTTACCCCTTCTGAGGCGGGTATGGATCCGATAAGGTTGTCACAAGTCGACAGAATAATTGAAGAGTCAATTAATAATGGTGAAATACCCGGTGCAGTTCTGGCTGTAGTAAGAAATGGGAAGATGGCCTATCTAAAAGCGTATGGTAATAAATCTGTTTATCCTGTTCAGGAGAAGATGACTGTGAATACTATTTTTGATTTGGCGTCAGTGAGTAAGCCTGTAGGTACAGCTATAGCTTTTATGCAGCTTGTAGAACAAGGCCGGGTAAGATTAACTGACAATGTTTCAATGTTTATACCTGGTTTCAAGCCATGGACAGATACCATAACCGGAAGAAAAATTGAGATAAGGGTAGTGGATCTGCTTACACACACCTCCGGACTTCCTCCTTACGCTCCGGTAGCCACTATTGTTGAGCAAAGCGGAGCCCCAAATCCAACAGCATTGATGAGCTGGATTTCAAACTGTAAAAGAGACTTTAAGCCTACTTCTGATTTTCAGTACAGCTGCCTGAACTTTGTAACGCTTCAGAATATTCTTCAGAATATTACAGGAATGAAGTTGATGGATTACTCTAAGAAGAATGTTTTTGATGTGCTTGGTATGAAGAATACTACTTATAATCCATCAGGCGAGCTTCTTAAACTGGTTGCTCCAACAGAAAAACAAAAAGACGGGTCAGTTCTTTTAGGAAGGGTACATGATCCTATCGCAAATATTCTTAACGATGGAAACTCAGGAAACGCAGGAGTTTTCTCAAATGCAGAGGATCTCGCAATTCTGGCAGCAGCGCTTATGAATGGTGGAGAGTATAACGGAAAGAGAGTATTAGGTAAGCTAACATTAGAGACTATGACAAGAGTGCCGGCTCAGGTAATTAGTGAAGGGCGATCCCTGGGCTGGGATAATTACTCCTCATATGCATCAAATAACGGAAATCTGTTCCATCCTGAAAGAACATTCGGCCATACAGGATATACAGGCACTTCATTCATTGTAGACCCTGTTTCAAAAACAGCTGTAATACTTCTTGCACACAGAGTACACCCGGTTGATAAAGGGAGTGTTGTAAGACTCAGGGCGCTTGTTGCAAATGCAGTGGCCGGTTCAGTTATTAAATAA
- the rpsC gene encoding 30S ribosomal protein S3: MGQKTNPISNRLGIIRGWDSNWYGGTDYAGKILEDAKIREYLNARLAKASLSRIVIERTLKLITVTIHTARPGIIIGKGGQEVDKLKEELKKISNKEVQINIYEVKRPELDANIVANNIARQVEGRVSYRRAIKMAMASTMRMGAEGIKVLISGRLGGAEMARRELYKEGRTPLHTFRADIDYAHAEAHTKVGVLGVKVWICNGEVYGKRDLSPNVGMAANAASSQGGGHQGGRGGDRRGGGDRRGGRGGDRSRGRSNNSRGQRPQRDSNEG; the protein is encoded by the coding sequence ATGGGACAAAAAACAAATCCTATATCAAACCGACTTGGTATTATCCGTGGCTGGGACTCTAACTGGTACGGTGGAACTGACTACGCAGGTAAAATTCTGGAAGATGCTAAGATACGCGAGTATCTTAACGCTCGTCTTGCTAAAGCTTCACTATCAAGAATAGTTATTGAGAGAACTCTTAAGCTAATTACTGTTACTATTCATACTGCCCGTCCCGGTATTATTATCGGAAAAGGTGGACAGGAGGTTGACAAGCTAAAAGAGGAGCTAAAGAAGATCTCCAATAAGGAGGTTCAGATAAATATTTACGAAGTAAAGAGACCTGAACTGGATGCAAATATAGTAGCAAATAATATTGCACGCCAGGTTGAGGGTCGTGTCTCATATCGCCGTGCTATTAAGATGGCAATGGCTTCAACAATGAGGATGGGCGCAGAGGGCATCAAAGTCCTTATCAGTGGCCGTCTTGGTGGAGCTGAAATGGCAAGAAGAGAGCTATACAAAGAGGGAAGAACTCCACTTCATACTTTCCGTGCAGATATAGACTATGCTCATGCAGAGGCACATACCAAGGTAGGTGTTCTGGGAGTAAAAGTTTGGATATGTAATGGTGAAGTATACGGAAAGAGAGATCTTTCTCCTAATGTTGGAATGGCAGCTAATGCTGCATCATCTCAAGGTGGTGGTCACCAAGGTGGCAGAGGCGGTGATCGTCGCGGTGGCGGAGATCGCAGAGGTGGCAGAGGTGGTGACAGAAGCAGAGGCAGATCAAATAACTCTCGCGGACAGCGTCCACAAAGAGACTCCAATGAGGGTTAG